GACTGGCTACGCCCTGCGGGACGCCCTGACCTGCCCGGTCGAGTTCCACGCCTCCGACGACTGCGCCCACGACGCCGGCGTGTACTGGAAGATGTCCCGCGTGACCTCGTTCCTGGCCGAGCACCTCCAGCCAGCCTCGACGGGCCGCCGCGCCGAGCAGACGGTCGGCTGAGGAGAACGAGATGCCACAGACGACCCCCACGCCGTCCGAGTTCGCGGCTTTCTGGGACGCCCTCGACGCCGAGCTGGCCGGCCTCCCGGCCGTCGCCGACCTGGAGCCGCTGCCGCTCCGCTCAGGGCCAGACTACACCTGCTACACGCTGCGCCTGACCTCCGTCGGGCCGTATCGGATCTTCGGCTACTACAGCGTGCCGACCGGTCCGGGGCCACATCCCGGCCTGCTGCTGACGCCACGCTACGGCAGCGTCAACCACGTCCCGGACTACGCCGAGCGCAAGCGGTACGCCGTCCTCCAGATCATGCACCGGGGGCAGCGGCTGGCCGACAGGCCGTATGCGGCAGCCTACCCCGGCCTGCTGACGGACGGGATCGACACGCCCGAAGGCTACGTCTACCGGGGCATCGTGGCGGACTGCCTGCGCGCCGCCGAGTTCCTGGCCAGCCGCGACGAGGTTGACAGGAGCCGGATCGGGATCGCCGGCGACGATCTCGCCATCATCACGGCGGCCCGCCGTCCCGTCTTCAGCGTGCTGCAGGTGACGGGCTACCTGCTCTACCGCGCCGCCGAGGCCCGCCTGCGCTCCGAGGCCTACCCGACCGAGGAGCTGAACGACTACACGCGCGCCTTCCCAGACCAGGAAGCGGCTATCGACCAGACGGTTGGCTACTACGGCGCGGAGCTGTTCGCCCCGGCCGTCACGATCCCCAGCCAGCTTGCCGTGGGCGACGACGGCGCCATCAACGGCCCCGAGTGGCTCGCGCCGCTGGCCGAGGCGTTGGGCGGCCCGGTCGACCTGTACCGGCTCACCCACGCCGGCGGCGCCGACAACGACGCGCTCGACACCTGGCTGGCCGGCCAGTTGGGCGTGCCGCCGCTGCCGAAGTTCCTGCGTGAACTGGCGTAGTTCTCGATAGTCAGCGGTCAGTCTCAGGACTGGCCACTGAGGACGGAGAGCTGACTGCTCGAAGAGGAGTGTCCGTGCAACCGACCAACCTTCTGATCCTGATGGCCGACCAGCACAATCGCCAGATGATGGGCTGCGTCGGCCACCCAGACATCAAGACGCCCAACCTGGACCGCCTGGCCGCGCGCGGCACCCGCTTCGCCAACGCCTACACCAACAGTCCCATCTGCGTCCCTTCGCGGGCGGCCATGGCCACCGGCCGCTACCCGCACACCATCGGCGTCTGGGACAACGCCGCGCCGTACACCGGCACGCCGGCCTCGTTCGGGCACCGTCTGACGGAGGCCGGGCATCCCGTTACGACCATCGGCAAGCTCCATTTCCGAAGCGCAGACGACGATACCGGCTACCCGGACCAGCGCATTCCGTTGCACTGCCACGAGGGTCTGGGCGATCTGCGCGGCATCCTGCGCGCCCAGATGCCGCCGCACTTCCAGCACCGGAAGTACCTGCTCGACGCCGGGGCCGGCGACTCGGAGTACCTGCGCTACGACCGCGCCATCACATCCCAGACGACCCGCTGGCTGCGCGAGGAAGCCCCCAAACAGTCCGAGCCCTGGACCTTATGGTCGTCCTGGGTCTCACCGCACCCGCCGTTCATCGCGCCGCCCGAGTTCATGGCGCTCTACGACCCCGCGACGATCACCCTGCCGGTCGGCTGGGAGCCGCGGGACTGGGTCGATCATCCGGCGATGAACCTGCGCCGGCGGATCATGTGCTACGAGGAGCCGCTGGACGAGGCCACCTTCCGACAGGCGATCTGCACCTACTACGCCCTGGTCAGCTTCATGGACGCCCAGATCGGCGAGGTGCTGCGGGCGCTCGACGACGCCGGCCTGACCGAGCGCACCCGCATCCTCTACACCAACGATCACGGCGATATGGTCGGCAAACATGGGC
The genomic region above belongs to Chloroflexota bacterium and contains:
- a CDS encoding acetylxylan esterase — encoded protein: MPQTTPTPSEFAAFWDALDAELAGLPAVADLEPLPLRSGPDYTCYTLRLTSVGPYRIFGYYSVPTGPGPHPGLLLTPRYGSVNHVPDYAERKRYAVLQIMHRGQRLADRPYAAAYPGLLTDGIDTPEGYVYRGIVADCLRAAEFLASRDEVDRSRIGIAGDDLAIITAARRPVFSVLQVTGYLLYRAAEARLRSEAYPTEELNDYTRAFPDQEAAIDQTVGYYGAELFAPAVTIPSQLAVGDDGAINGPEWLAPLAEALGGPVDLYRLTHAGGADNDALDTWLAGQLGVPPLPKFLRELA
- a CDS encoding sulfatase-like hydrolase/transferase translates to MQPTNLLILMADQHNRQMMGCVGHPDIKTPNLDRLAARGTRFANAYTNSPICVPSRAAMATGRYPHTIGVWDNAAPYTGTPASFGHRLTEAGHPVTTIGKLHFRSADDDTGYPDQRIPLHCHEGLGDLRGILRAQMPPHFQHRKYLLDAGAGDSEYLRYDRAITSQTTRWLREEAPKQSEPWTLWSSWVSPHPPFIAPPEFMALYDPATITLPVGWEPRDWVDHPAMNLRRRIMCYEEPLDEATFRQAICTYYALVSFMDAQIGEVLRALDDAGLTERTRILYTNDHGDMVGKHGLWYKSVMYEDSAGVSMLLAGPDIPEGKVSQTNVTLADVFPTALQVAGVPLQPEDADLPGRSLLELAAADHVSRTAFSEFHSSMSATASFMLRDDRYKLIYYVGMPSQLFDLQADPDEAHNLAEDPAHAEALARLEAALRAICDPEAVDAQAQDSQRARVEAVGGAEAILSGGVKFTHSPPPGQFA